In Pyrus communis chromosome 11, drPyrComm1.1, whole genome shotgun sequence, the sequence ATGTGAAGGTACCACAATCGACTATCTTATAAAATaccaataattttttgtatactTCATTTAGGGCAGGTGATTTTGTTATTGATGTCTTCATTACAAAATAGTGTGACGATATTGGCTACAATTTGTAGAAAACCGGTATCCTTGGAACCAATATTTTTTGAGGAGAGTTACTTTTCATGCatgagaattttttattttttagtttttgtgcaTAGATTAATTCTGCCCTTAATGATGTCATGTTTGTATCACTATTCAAAACtctgtgcatgtgaattatacTTGTTTATAACATGTGCACTTTTGAATGACAATGAATATCtgttttacaaagtattataatatatacatatatataatatataatatatagtataaaaatTAAGTCTCAtgaggcttcgcctcacgccTCACGCCTAGGCGGGGCTATCCATAGGATGCCTTCgccttttaatacattgatcCTGGGTATATGACAAGCTTGCGCGTCAAATTTCTGATCATACTTTTATCCATACATGTTCATGTTGAAGGATGATGACTGGTATTCTTATTTATGTTCTTAACCTTCATTTTCAGGCTGGGAATATTTTAATTGACTCTAACGGTGCAGTCAAGTTAGCAGACTTTGGAGTGTCCGCATGCATGTTTGATGCTGGAGATAGACAACGTTCCAGAAATACGTTTGTTGGAACTCCATGCTGGTACTTCTTTTTTAATCGTCTCCTTCAGCCTTATATAGGATGATGTAATATCAAAGGTTGTTTTGCCATTTTTGATTGGCTTAAGGCTTTTGagcttttatataaaaatactcTGCCTTTGTCTCTTTCTCATCAGGATGGCTCCTGAAGTTATGCAGCAATTACATGGATATGACTTCAAGTGAGTGGGTTACCTAGCtaatttctttgttctttttgtaTGCATTGTTTCTCTGCAGCCTTAtgtttggttgaaaacttgaagtttCTTATGTTGTATTTTTACCTGTTTCTCCATTTACAGAGCAGACATCTGGTCATTTGGAATAACAGCGCTTGAGCTTGCTCACGGTCACGCCCCATTTTCTAAATATCCACCGATGAAagtaattttcttcaatttttatatttatatgagcTCGTCCGAGTAGAAGTGCTTCACTGGTGCTTACTGTGTGAATTACAAATTTTCTCTGCTCTTTTCCCCCTTGTTGCAGGTTTTGCTGATGACTTTACAAAATGCACCCCCAGGCCTTGACTATGAAAGAGACAAGAGATTTTCAAAGGTTTGTGTTGGCTAGTTGAAACTCACATCTCCCATTCTCAAATTTAATTCATGAAAGTGCTACATTTTCCAGTCTTTCAAAGAGATGGTAGGTGCTTGCTTAGTGAAGGATCCAAAGAAGCGTCCATCTTCAGAGAAACTTTTGAAGCACCATTTTTTCAAACATGCACGACCTGTTGAATATCTGTCTCGTACCATCCTTGAGGGTCTTGCTCCATTAGGTGAACGTTTCAGGATGCTGAAGGTCTCTTACTACTCCCAGATTCCCTTCTGTACTTTATTATTCAGTTACGATACGTGGCAGATTTCAACCACATTTTGACGTGGTGTTTTTTTGGTTATGTTTTAGGCAAAAGAAGCCGATCTTCTTGTGCAGAATAAGGCTCTCTATGGGGATGAACATTTATCACAGGTGAGAGTTGTTCGAAGTTCAATAAAAATAGTTGGGTGTTTAGTTGTTGTCTTGATTGGTCTTTAGGCATCAGCATTTAAGTTTCTTTCAACCTtcacttctttcttttctatcCACATTCTGGTCTTTAGCACTTTTTGAACATGTCTGTATGTGCATGCGCTATACTAGACTCTGTAATCAAACTTTCCTCCTTAATATTTAAGAAGCTAATTCCTGGATTTCGGGTACCCAATTATCAACATCATCCTGGATATATGTTCTCACTTGCAGCAAGTTTATATCCGAGGAATCAGTGCTTGGAATTTCAACCTTGAGGATTTAAAAAAGCAGGCTGCCCTTGTAAGTAAATCAATTTCTAGCCTATGTATAACTAACAGTTGGTTTGATTCATGCACGacatttgcattttatcattatcaatcatttattttgttaatttacatATTACTGACACACTGTTGCCTGCAGATTGAGGAGGATGACATGCACAATGCACCAAGTACGAAGCAAAATGACAAGCATGAAGATGTTAGTTTTCCAGCAGAGAGGGAAGCCATTGAGATGGAAATCCAATCAAATGCTGTGCCTGATCAGGAGGTATACGAACTGCCCCTTTAAATTCATCTCCCTTGTCTCATATTTTTTGAAGTTCTAATTATTTTATGCATTCGGCGTCTGCCTATATAGGATGGCTTCCACGATCTGCATGATTTGGACAGCTCACTGGCTTCGTTTCCTATCAAACCTCTTCAAGCACTTAAGTATGAATGCTTTCCTTTTCTGGAATCGTATTATCCACTCATATTTATAACTTCAGCTTTATCACGTTAACTGATTTTGTCAGCAAACAGATTCTGTAATGCAGTCTgccaaattattattattcaaTATCTTTAACTGTTTTCTGCAAGTTATTGCATTTTATCCATTTTATGTAGCATCCTAGTAATAACTTTCTTTATGGATTTTCCCAAAATTATTGagatgttttgtgtttttatttagaGTAAAAAACTTTAGCAATTTAATTTCATTGGATTGTAATTATTCCTTTCTGTATAACCTTATATCTTGATTTgactttatatttatatttttatttactgATGTTTGCTTGGTTTTTAAAATGTAATTTGTTTTATTCCTTTATCTTactttcaaggtgttttctgaTGCAGAGGCTGTTTTGATGTTTGTGAGGATGATGTGAGTGCATCTAGTCCTACAAACATTGCTCAAGAAAATGGGAGAAGTGAAGGTGAGACTTCAGGGCAATGTAGTTCTTTACCACGTCATGTTAATCCCGAGCCTAAAATTTTTTTGAGTGGTTCACTGTTACCGGATAGTGTGCTTTCTCCCAAAAAGGTTATTGGCAACGGTGAGAGGTAAGCGTTCTTATGATGAAGTTTATTGGGTTTTTTAATGTGCTTTTTTCTAACATCATCGGTAAAATGCTCTATTGGTTTTCCCCTTTTCTCAACCAGAAGAAAATGAGCATCCCCCCTTTCACTTTACTGCATCAAGCATTGTTTGCATGCTCATTAACTCTGGCTGAATAAAACCCTCCTTGAATTCCCTATGTAATTGCTTGTTGACTTAGTATAATAGCTACTTAGAGCTCCTCACAAAAATTGCACAGTGCACATTCTTGTTGCCTAGTAAAGCATTGTTATGAGTCATCCTTTGTTGGAACTACACTGTAATTTAGATTTTGCGCATTGAAAGTGTCAtatgataatatcatttgttgtATATGTAGAGTACTGAGGAACGAACCATCCTTTGTTGAACTAAATTGTCATTAAATTTCTTCAGAGTCGAAATTGTCATGATCATCATGGTTGTCACCTAGAGCCTTGCCCAACGAAAGTTCACGAAACTGTAACGAATATGGTTTTGATGGTAATAGACTTCAGTGTATTAACATCCTCATTGCCATCATTGTCTTATTCTCTTACAGTATGATTCTTTTGATATCCTCATCTGACAATCATTGTATTTTTTGTGCAATTGTGTGCAAAAGTTTGGTTCTGTTACCTATGAGTTGaaaatattgtatatgttttgaAGGGATCATCTGCAAGCAAAACCTCAACCCGAGAGGAACTACAGTGGTCCATTGTTGCATCGCCAGAAGAGAGACGCCATTAGCCATGCTTCTGGTTCGTCTCTTCTAGTTCTGTGTGCTCATCATTTATTCTTTATGTCTGATTTCTTCCACCCGTTTATGCTCTTTAAAAACCTTCTATCATTTGTGCATCTGTTTATGCAGCTGAGGATGTTTCTGAAGGAGCAGTTGTCCAACGTAAGGGGCGCTTCAAGGTTACTTCTGCAGAACTCAGTCCCAAGGTACGGATATTTTATAACCGATATATTCTGGAGTGTtattggttatttatccaaagtTTGGTTCTCAACAATAGAATTGCATTGCTTCTTATTTGAGATACCTACTGGTTTCAGTTTTCCCATCAGATTTGTGCTCAGTACTCGTCGGGTTTTTATGTCTAATTTGCGTGTTTATGATGTTTAACTTCATAAAGGGGTGCAACTTAGTGGGATATCTTTCAGGCGTTAATAACCATTACCGTTTCTATCTCTTTTCCAGGGTCCTTCAAACTGCTTGTTTAGTCCTTCTGGAAGTTCAACCGGTCCAGCAACCGCACCCCTTACAGCTACCACTATTCTCCCATCACTACAATGCATTCTGCAGCAAAACACCTTGCAAAGAGTATGTGCCAGTTTTCATCGCTAACACCATTTTGTAGAGGTATTATGTCTCAAACTTTCTTTCTTCATGCAACAGGACGAAATATTTAAATTGATCAAATACGTGGAACAGACCTCAGGTAACTTCCCCACATTTTATCTCACATTTTTGGCCTTTAGCTTTGTCTGCAAATTTTTGTTGGGTTTAATACTTTTAGCTTCACGCAGGAATACAAGGGGAGTCCGCTGACGAAAGCACCAGTGACCTTTTGCAGGTAAAGGCTGGGTTTATTTACTGCATATATTGTTTAATGGACTGTAAGCTTGAACTAGAGCTTGACGATGCTTTACGGCATTGATGCAGATACCTCCAGCTTCAGCTCGGGAGAGAGAATTGCAGTCTATCGTCATTAATCTGCAACAGAGGTATTCGagtaattaaatactttttgaTGGTGTTGATCTGCATATAGACATTTGACTTATATTCTGTCTGTAATGTCAGTGTCGGGAATCTTGTCGAACAATTGCAAAGACAGAAGCTGAAAAATGCCCAGGTTCGTGTCTATCTCGAACGCTTTTGTTAGAGTTTTCGTATTATGCCGAGAAAAGAGATGTTTTCAAACGGTTCTTGTAAGTAATCAGAGGGTGTCATCTCTCTCATTTGCAGTTAGAAAGGCAATTGAAAGCTATGCCCAACAAAGATGTAAATGTTAGATATGGAAATGATGCGTGACGGCAATGTCATGTCCAGAGTCCACCGCTGCCTGTCAAATAAAtgttttggccggaaaacagaaATTGCTGcagaaaagaagatgaagcatggcGGCGGTGTTGTGGACACCGGTGGGCGGTTTTCTCGGCGCTTTGATGGTACGTGGTGTCTGCACGTTACTGTTGAATCGCAGAGCAAATTTTTTAGTGTTGTATTCTAGTGTACAATATGTGTCAATGTGTGTTAGTGCGGACGTTCAAATTTTGAGAATGCGAGTGCTTTGAATCCCGTTGTGTAACCTGTAATTTATCGTACTGATATTGTAATTATAATTTATGTTGGTTCAATTTCCCTTCTTCGTTTTCTCCTAATTTCATGGTCGTTTCCTCGAGCGAGCCTTGTTGCgcgttaaggaaaatattagAAGACATTTGGAAGCGGGTTTACCATTTTCCGAGTCAGATAAgtttaaaattgataaaaacTGGTCTCAATCGGATTGAAATGAGCTCAATTTCACAGCACAATTCAATTTGGATTACGAAACACCACAACGGATTGTAAAAATACGTAATTCAACTTAACGACCAACCCTATTTGTAGATAGCTGAATGATTCCGACGCCATGACGCTCTAGTTGAACCCCGGATGGAATGTTGGTGCAGATTGAGGAACTTTCAAAGGCAGCACACCATCACCAGAAGCGATTCTCGATAACAGCTGAAACAATGCTTTTCAGTGTCTCCTGCAAGACAATGGGAATGTTACAACTTCTAACAGCATATTGGCCAAAAATCATCGTAAGACAATCGATGATTAGTACCGCTGAATGATCTTTGAGACCAAGAGAAAGCATTAACGGCTTCGAGGAGCCTGAGCTACTGCAAAAACAACCTACTGCATTAGACATTACAGTTTAGCTAACCTTTTGTAAGTTAACCTCGACAGTCTTCACCGAATTTTTTTACAGGATCAGTAACTGTCACTAAATTAGGAGGAGATGAAACAGTATAGTCAAAAAGTTACCGTCTAATGGTGATATGTACCTGATGTGTTCAATAAGTTGACGAGCACATGACACTAGCATTGGCTGCAGATGTTGCAAGACATACAAATGAGCACAAACTTTAGTCAGCAAGGGACACAAAACTTACAGGCTTATACTGCCCTGGACAGCTTACCTCGTCTCGCTTGCCGAAGATTACAGACACGTTGAATGTCGGATGGATTGCCATCCCTTCCTCCTTCCtgataatgaaaataaaaaacaccgCATAAGCTCCTCAATCGtaaatttaattcattttttttcttcccttaaTTCCTAAATTTAATTCACTTATGAAACCCCCAATGGATGAATAGGCATATAGTAACATTGAGCTATCAAAAGGCATAAAAAAGATCAATGTCAGTAACCCTATTTGGATCCAAAATTCTGTATCAATAACCAAAGATTTGGACCCAAAGCAGATGTGGTTTCTGCCAATTGGTCACGACAATGTGCTCGCCTACTTCCAACCAATTTTCAATCTCCCTCCCCGTTGATAAGAGTATTTTAGAATATATATCGTCGtataaacaacaacaaagccttatcccactaagtggggtcggctgcatgaatcctagaacgccactgCGCTCGGTTTTGCACCAACTCTTCCGTTAGCTCAAAGtactccatgtcttttcttaaagtcaGTTTCacagtcttcctaggtcttcctctacccctttttCCCTGATCCTATGTCTCATATATCGCCGGATcaaaaaaacaaagttttgaacCCATAAACTAAGACAACAGATATGCAGACCTGGCTTGCAGTATGGTGCCCATAGCTCCAATTTGAGTTGCAATGACCTAACAAATGTTCCAAACATTAGAATTTGATACAAATACATTGCAGCCCCAATTCAAACAAAAACATTTGAACCCAAAGCTCACAAGAAAATGATCATCATAACTGCACATCACTACATCCGTCTTGTTCCCCTGCCAACAGAAACCACCATAACATTTAAACTCAAATTACAAAACCCTAATACATATGTAATCAGAACTGCAGAAGCAATATTGGAAGAGGCATTTAAGCAAACAGTTGGTGAGCAACtaaaacacaagaaaaaaaCCCAATAAAAAACTAATCACATCGTATTACTGAGAACCAAATACCTTAATTTCCAAGGAAAATTTCTTGTGGGCAACGGGGAAGCTGCCCatagctgctgctgctgctgcttcttcttcttcttcttcttcttcaatacgATTACGACTTACAGCAGACGCGATTAGACTGCTgtaaaattttccttttctaattttatttttatttttgtgttagtTAGGAGAATAAACACTTGGGCCTAAATTTACAAGGCCCAATACTAGATTTTGGCCCAAGAGTTGTGGTTTGTGAATGTGGGCCACACTTGTACAAGATTAAGAATGAGATCTtctccggatcctttttgtgagaattCTGAAGGTTCTCCAATTACATCTGTTCATTGTATATTTTGCAGTcaaaaatcattataaattttttcatttaaaattaaatataaaccagtacctgacaaaaactgactgcacaatatacgatgaacagatgtgattggaggattcccagaatccttacaaagaggatcctcattccaagATTAATTACCTTTATCGTTAAACTTGATATAAAAGATAATTAGGAGATTATTAcaatattaattacatttatgaATTTGATCACATGTCGTGTTAGTTAGCAAGTTAGCATCAGTGTGTAAATATATTTGATGCAGTCGAACCGAAAAATCtagagaaaaatacaaaaagcaGAAGTGAAGTCTAAATTTCATTCCATGCCAgagaattttttaaatttcagcTCAAATGGACAAATTTCGTCGATATTTCTAATATACTGGTTAAATATTGATAAATTGTCATTTGACactctctaaaatttcatttttaacgaTTTTCAATATTTCATCGAAGATAATagattttgatatatttatCGAGATATACATAAATTTGTGTAATGATATTTTCACCgaccgatattttaaacacgAATTAAGAGATTGAACTCATTGTTTGGCACATGTCGTGTTTAGTAAAGAGATTAAAAACTAATTATTTGGCAACTAACTCTCGTTTCGCGGCGGACAATATGCGTGGAGGGAACGAAAGACcggaggagggggggggggtgtgtggGTTGTGCGTGGGTAGATGGTCCACGTGCTCACTGATCATTCAACACGTAAGGGACCGGCTTTAGCTACCGACGCATCTTCAACGTTTAGCCAAACCCAAAGCCCAATTTGggataaatatttatttaatatttgtttttctttgcaaggggaaattatttatttatttttaatagttAAATTGTGTTAAATTAAAAGAGATTTGAgcactgaaaaaaaattataagaaaaaatgaatgtgaaaatattttgtttataattaaaaaaaaaaaagaattttaacgTAAAGCtgttggtactattcattttaacgaaaaatcacatttttacactaaatagtcaatcctagtactattcactttaccctttattttgttcttatcgttaaaactcaaagttttcaagactttttcattagttttccttaaaaaaaaatgcattttaTATTCGTACTTGTTTTAGCAAATTGCGTATATGTTATATCAGTTAGTGATACCATTTCTTCGAGTGCTAGGTGTATTGTATACATCATTTATCACAACTTAGTGTATGCaaattattgaatttgaaaCATTGAAAATTTAACAAGAGACCATATCTTTgtctaattaaaataaattgggTTAATTTCCAGCTAAAAATCTAAAAGATTCATAATTTTATACCATATcaaattgtttgatttttgtGTGTGTAGATTATTAAGTAACCGACTAACTATAATCCTTCGTAAGCTATAAGCAGCAAGAAACATgatatttattcaattttttatggTTTAGATTTCTCGCCTAAGGCCACTGATGGAAAGTGAGCCCAATTGCTAACCTGAATTTGCCATTCATCGAAGGATGATAGAGCTAAACTTGGTATTCTTATACAGCAAAATAAATCGCATTTGTCACAAAATTCACCTCattaaaaataggaaaaaaaatttagggcaaaacaaaaataaacaggaaaattaatgaaaataacttgaaaactttgcgTTTTAACGATAagttcaaaataaaaagtaaaacgaATAGTACAAGAtcgactttttaatgtaaaaatatgatttttcgttgaacTGAACAGCACCATAAACTTTTCGTAAAGTTCATATAATAAACCAAGCGGCACAAGCCAAGCCTTAGCTTTAGCTGAGCTAGCTGGGTAGGCGGCCGC encodes:
- the LOC137749554 gene encoding serine/threonine-protein kinase BLUS1-like — protein: MEYESEKRFPLDAKEYKLYEEVGEGVSASVYRALCIPLNEIVAIKVLDLEKCNNDLDGIRREVHTMTLINHQNLLRAHSSFTSGHSLWVVMPYMAGGSCLHIMKSSYPEGFEEPVIATLLHEVLKALVYLHAHGLIHRDVKAGNILIDSNGAVKLADFGVSACMFDAGDRQRSRNTFVGTPCWMAPEVMQQLHGYDFKADIWSFGITALELAHGHAPFSKYPPMKVLLMTLQNAPPGLDYERDKRFSKSFKEMVGACLVKDPKKRPSSEKLLKHHFFKHARPVEYLSRTILEGLAPLGERFRMLKAKEADLLVQNKALYGDEHLSQQVYIRGISAWNFNLEDLKKQAALIEEDDMHNAPSTKQNDKHEDVSFPAEREAIEMEIQSNAVPDQEDGFHDLHDLDSSLASFPIKPLQALKGCFDVCEDDVSASSPTNIAQENGRSEGETSGQCSSLPRHVNPEPKIFLSGSLLPDSVLSPKKVIGNGERDHLQAKPQPERNYSGPLLHRQKRDAISHASAEDVSEGAVVQRKGRFKVTSAELSPKGPSNCLFSPSGSSTGPATAPLTATTILPSLQCILQQNTLQRDEIFKLIKYVEQTSGIQGESADESTSDLLQIPPASARERELQSIVINLQQSVGNLVEQLQRQKLKNAQLERQLKAMPNKDVNVRYGNDA
- the LOC137749555 gene encoding uncharacterized protein, producing MGSFPVAHKKFSLEIKGNKTDVVMCSYDDHFLVIATQIGAMGTILQARKEEGMAIHPTFNVSVIFGKRDEPMLVSCARQLIEHISSSGSSKPLMLSLGLKDHSAETLKSIVSAVIENRFW